A region from the Nostoc sp. HK-01 genome encodes:
- a CDS encoding malto-oligosyltrehalose synthase translates to MRIPKATYRIQFTPQFGFDDARAIASYLSDLGISDLYASPIFKARTGSTHGYDVVDASQLNPQLGTTEDFANLVAKLQSLGMGWLQDIVPNHNAYSSENPYLMDVLEHGADSSYTDYFDVCWNFPFANSQERILAPLLGDFYGEALEKGDIQLQYEQHGLTVNYYSLKLPLRLESYSKFLTHNLGKLTRTLGRNHPDFIKLLGILYILKSVPSEVAGKQRQDQIAFIKGLIWELYSTNDDIREFITENLSIFNGEPGNSESFNLLDDLLNDQFYRLAFWKVGAEEMNYRRFFTVNELISVKVEEMRVFNNTHSLIHKLVEEGVFTGLRIDHIDGLYNPTQYLERLQEKMGDVYITVEKILELTEDLPNYWQIQGTSGYDFLNYVNGVFCQVQNEILFDKIYSSFIGSRFNYSSLVQEKKHLILEKNLAGDVDNLASLLKNIASKYRYGNDFTLNGLKRAIAEVLMLFPIYRTYITPDAIPDSDKACIQTVINTARKQVPLLQHEMNFLEKVMLLQFDESLTQTEKEQWIYFVLRMQQYTGPLMAKGVEDTTLYVYNRLISLNEVGGNPSHFGITIEQFHNFNQQHQANWPHTMNATATHDTKRGEDVRARLNVLSEIPQEWEEQVNKWSELNQQHRNLVDRNDEYFLYQTLVGAFPFAEHEQASFVERVQEYMIKAIREAKVHTAWLRPDDEYEAACATFIQKVLDPNLSPQFLEKFRPFQHKIAEYGIFNSLSQTLLKITAPGVPDFYQGTELWDLSLVDPDNRRPVDFELRRGYLSTIQKHIKTDILGLIAELLTNKTDGRIKLFLTLQALTARIKYLSLFQNGEYQPIEVHGTHANHIIAFARQHNNHTAIAIVPRFLTTLIQPGQLPLGESIWQDTHLKLPAKTWQNLLTQQTLKTENTLPIATALSHLPVALLIAE, encoded by the coding sequence ATGCGGATACCCAAGGCAACTTATAGGATTCAGTTTACACCCCAGTTTGGGTTTGATGATGCTAGAGCGATCGCATCTTATTTATCAGATTTAGGTATTTCTGATTTATATGCTTCTCCGATTTTTAAGGCGAGGACTGGTAGTACACATGGTTATGATGTGGTAGACGCTTCACAGTTAAATCCGCAATTGGGAACTACGGAAGATTTTGCGAATTTAGTGGCGAAATTACAATCTTTAGGGATGGGTTGGTTACAGGATATTGTGCCGAATCATAATGCTTATAGTAGCGAAAATCCCTATTTAATGGATGTGTTGGAGCATGGTGCAGATTCTAGCTATACAGACTATTTTGATGTTTGCTGGAATTTTCCTTTTGCTAATAGTCAAGAGCGCATTCTTGCTCCTTTGTTGGGAGATTTTTATGGTGAAGCTCTGGAAAAAGGAGATATTCAACTACAATATGAGCAACATGGTTTAACTGTGAACTATTACAGTTTAAAATTACCGTTGCGTTTGGAGTCTTACAGCAAATTTCTGACTCACAATTTAGGGAAACTTACGCGCACATTGGGCAGAAATCATCCTGATTTTATTAAACTTTTAGGTATTCTCTATATTCTCAAAAGTGTGCCTTCGGAAGTTGCAGGGAAGCAACGTCAAGACCAAATTGCTTTTATTAAAGGTTTAATTTGGGAACTCTACAGCACTAATGATGATATCCGGGAATTCATTACCGAAAATCTGAGCATCTTTAATGGAGAGCCAGGTAATTCTGAAAGTTTTAACTTACTAGATGACTTACTCAACGACCAGTTTTATCGTCTTGCTTTCTGGAAAGTTGGCGCGGAGGAAATGAACTATCGCCGTTTCTTTACTGTTAACGAACTCATCTCAGTTAAAGTTGAAGAAATGCGCGTGTTTAACAATACTCATAGTTTAATTCATAAGCTCGTCGAAGAGGGCGTATTTACTGGTTTAAGAATTGATCATATTGATGGGCTGTATAACCCTACGCAGTATTTAGAAAGACTGCAAGAAAAAATGGGTGATGTTTATATCACTGTCGAGAAGATTTTAGAACTCACAGAAGATTTACCGAATTATTGGCAGATTCAAGGTACATCAGGATATGACTTTTTGAATTATGTTAATGGTGTATTTTGTCAAGTTCAAAATGAAATCTTATTTGATAAGATATATAGTTCATTTATCGGTTCACGCTTTAATTATTCATCACTTGTCCAAGAGAAAAAACATCTAATTCTCGAAAAGAATTTAGCAGGTGATGTGGATAATTTAGCCAGCTTACTGAAGAATATTGCCAGTAAATATCGCTATGGTAATGATTTTACATTGAATGGATTGAAACGAGCGATCGCAGAAGTACTGATGCTATTCCCCATCTACCGTACTTATATCACTCCCGATGCAATTCCAGATAGCGATAAAGCCTGCATTCAAACAGTAATTAACACAGCAAGAAAACAAGTACCTCTGTTACAGCATGAAATGAACTTTCTGGAAAAAGTTATGCTGTTGCAGTTTGATGAGTCTCTCACCCAAACAGAAAAAGAACAGTGGATTTATTTTGTCTTGCGGATGCAGCAATATACTGGCCCACTTATGGCTAAAGGTGTTGAAGATACTACTTTATATGTTTATAACCGACTAATTTCCCTCAACGAAGTCGGCGGAAATCCTAGTCATTTTGGAATTACCATCGAGCAATTTCATAACTTTAACCAACAGCATCAAGCGAATTGGCCTCACACCATGAACGCCACAGCTACCCATGATACCAAGCGCGGCGAAGATGTCAGAGCTAGGTTAAATGTATTGTCCGAAATTCCCCAAGAATGGGAAGAACAAGTAAATAAATGGAGTGAACTCAATCAACAACATCGTAACCTTGTCGATCGCAACGATGAATATTTTCTTTATCAAACCCTAGTTGGTGCATTTCCCTTTGCGGAACACGAACAAGCCTCTTTTGTGGAACGGGTGCAAGAATATATGATTAAAGCCATCCGGGAAGCAAAAGTTCACACCGCATGGTTGCGTCCTGATGATGAATACGAAGCAGCTTGTGCAACTTTTATTCAGAAAGTCCTTGACCCCAACTTATCACCGCAATTTCTCGAAAAATTCCGCCCTTTTCAACATAAAATTGCCGAATATGGCATATTTAACTCCCTTTCTCAAACTCTCCTCAAAATTACTGCGCCTGGTGTCCCCGACTTCTACCAAGGAACAGAACTCTGGGATTTAAGTTTAGTTGATCCAGATAACCGCCGTCCCGTAGATTTTGAATTACGACGTGGTTACTTGAGTACCATCCAGAAGCACATCAAAACCGATATTTTGGGCTTAATTGCAGAACTCCTAACCAATAAAACCGACGGGAGAATCAAACTTTTCTTAACTCTACAAGCACTCACAGCCAGAATAAAATATCTCTCATTATTCCAAAACGGCGAATATCAACCAATAGAAGTCCACGGAACCCACGCCAACCATATCATCGCCTTTGCCAGGCAACATAACAATCATACAGCGATCGCCATTGTCCCCCGTTTTCTCACAACCCTCATCCAACCCGGACAACTTCCACTAGGTGAGTCAATCTGGCAAGATACACATCTAAAACTCCCCGCCAAAACTTGGCAAAACCTCCTCACCCAGCAAACCCTAAAAACCGAAAACACCCTACCCATCGCCACCGCCCTCTCCCATCTCCCCGTAGCCCTATTAATTGCTGAATAA
- a CDS encoding alpha-amylase: protein MKIGAHYLGNGECEFTVWSPTLNSIAVEILTPEPQLIPLKPQTEGYWQLKVNDVYPGTLYRYRLNDQEAFADPASQFQPQGVHGASQVIDHEFEWTDTTWAGVPLESMIFYELHIGTFTPEGTFAAIIPRLPELRELGINAIEIMPIAQFPGDDHIQPDMAYRNWGYDGVYLYAVQNSYGSPADLKHFVNACHANGIAVVLDVVYNHFGPEGNYMGQFAPYFTRTYKTPWGNAMNFDDAHSQGVRNYFIENALYWLRDFHIDGLRLDAIQAIYDLGAKHFLWELAEVVHNFSGGETWKRFLIAESDLNNPQIVRPPELGGYGIDAQWSDDFHHALHTLLTGDRQGYYQDFGKCADLAKAYQDTFVYDWRYAPHRKRFHGISCRDRPLSQFSVCIQNHDQIGNQMKGERLSERISFGGLKLAAGAVLLSPYLPLLFMGEEYGETAPFIYFVSHSDPDLIQAVRAGRKQEFEAFHYEEDPPDPESAETFLQCKLNWELRHEGQHKVLWDWYRQLIHLRKTHPALLNYDRNSIAATSDEDKKLVVVRRWCESSEVILAMNFNSSSVGVSLPIQQRARKLLDSGCEAAEYLSAGEEVVLEGMSLVLYEV, encoded by the coding sequence GTGAAAATTGGCGCTCACTACTTAGGTAACGGAGAGTGTGAGTTTACTGTTTGGTCTCCCACTTTAAACAGTATTGCAGTAGAAATTTTAACGCCAGAGCCGCAGTTAATTCCGCTGAAACCGCAGACAGAGGGATACTGGCAGTTAAAAGTAAATGATGTGTATCCAGGTACACTTTATCGATATAGATTAAATGACCAAGAAGCTTTTGCTGACCCAGCTTCGCAGTTTCAACCCCAGGGTGTTCACGGGGCTTCTCAAGTTATAGATCATGAGTTTGAGTGGACAGATACAACTTGGGCTGGTGTTCCTTTGGAATCGATGATTTTCTATGAACTTCATATAGGGACATTCACGCCGGAAGGAACTTTTGCAGCGATTATTCCCCGTTTACCAGAACTACGGGAATTAGGAATTAACGCGATTGAAATTATGCCCATTGCTCAATTTCCGGGTGATGATCATATTCAGCCTGATATGGCATACCGTAACTGGGGGTATGATGGCGTTTATCTTTATGCAGTACAAAATTCCTACGGTAGTCCAGCAGATTTAAAGCACTTTGTGAATGCTTGTCACGCCAATGGGATTGCTGTGGTGTTAGATGTGGTTTATAACCACTTTGGCCCAGAAGGTAATTATATGGGTCAGTTTGCGCCCTATTTTACGAGAACATATAAGACACCTTGGGGCAACGCAATGAATTTTGATGATGCTCATAGCCAAGGTGTACGCAATTATTTTATTGAAAATGCTTTGTATTGGTTGCGAGACTTTCACATAGATGGGTTGCGGCTAGATGCAATTCAAGCAATTTATGATTTGGGTGCAAAGCATTTTTTGTGGGAACTGGCGGAAGTTGTGCATAACTTCTCTGGTGGGGAGACATGGAAACGTTTTTTAATTGCGGAAAGTGACCTGAATAATCCGCAAATTGTGCGTCCGCCAGAGTTGGGTGGCTATGGAATTGATGCACAGTGGAGTGATGACTTTCACCACGCCTTGCACACATTGTTAACAGGCGATCGCCAAGGTTATTATCAAGACTTCGGTAAATGTGCCGATTTAGCTAAAGCTTACCAAGATACTTTTGTCTATGATTGGCGGTATGCGCCACACCGTAAGCGTTTTCATGGGATATCATGCCGCGATCGCCCATTATCTCAGTTTTCTGTCTGTATTCAAAACCATGACCAAATAGGAAATCAAATGAAGGGGGAACGCTTATCTGAGCGAATTTCCTTTGGTGGTTTGAAGTTAGCGGCTGGTGCGGTGTTGTTGTCACCTTACTTACCATTACTTTTTATGGGTGAAGAATATGGCGAAACGGCACCTTTTATCTATTTTGTCAGCCACTCTGACCCCGATTTAATTCAAGCTGTGCGTGCTGGACGTAAGCAAGAGTTTGAAGCATTTCACTATGAGGAAGACCCACCAGACCCAGAATCGGCGGAGACTTTTTTGCAATGTAAATTGAATTGGGAATTGCGCCATGAAGGCCAGCACAAGGTTTTATGGGATTGGTATCGCCAGTTAATTCATTTACGCAAAACTCATCCGGCGTTGTTGAACTATGACCGCAACAGTATTGCAGCAACTAGTGATGAAGACAAAAAATTAGTTGTGGTGCGGCGTTGGTGTGAGTCGAGTGAAGTGATATTGGCGATGAATTTTAATTCGTCGTCGGTGGGAGTGAGTTTACCTATTCAGCAACGTGCGCGGAAGTTGTTGGACTCTGGTTGTGAGGCTGCGGAGTATTTGTCTGCGGGGGAAGAGGTTGTGTTAGAGGGTATGAGTTTGGTTTTGTATGAGGTTTAA
- a CDS encoding putative fibronectin/fibrinogen-binding protein, with product MQPVDFTTLKSACSELRAYWLPSRLEQVYQRDRYTIAIALRTLKQRGWLEISWHPQAARICIGDPPPRSPDTFTFSQQLVHQLGGLALIGIEAIAPWERAIDLQFARRPGESALYHLYVEIMGKYSNAILTDANNFIITAAHQVSEQQSSVRPIQTGQLYEFPPKLTGPVPSLSESPGRWQERVSLVPGAIKRQLIKSYSGLSAALVDSLLLAASIAPETTTDQLNSEDWQKLFQHWQEWLQALDLDKFQPAWTATGYTVMGWGAVAPVKDTQSLLNKYYTDQLNQQVFSQLRHQLTQKLQNILTKLKVKEQAFTIRLQQSDQADDYRQKADLLMANLQNWEPGMKEITLPDFETGEPVAIALQPDKNGVQNAQYFYKQHQKLKRARSAVEPLLLEVQSEIDYLEQVEAAIAQIENYETAEDLQALEEIRDELVGQKYLEDPEYRNRNANETAITNFRRYRTPNGREILIGRNNRQNDQLTFRVAGDYDLWFHAQEIPGSHLLMRLEPGTVPDSTDLQYAANLAAYYSRARQSDQVPVVYTQPKHVYKPKGAKPGIAIYKQERILWGKPQLVKSQGSMVNGQSP from the coding sequence GTGCAACCAGTTGACTTTACTACCCTTAAATCTGCTTGTAGCGAACTACGCGCTTACTGGCTGCCATCGCGTTTAGAACAAGTTTATCAGCGCGATCGCTACACTATTGCTATTGCATTACGCACCCTGAAACAACGGGGTTGGCTGGAAATTTCTTGGCATCCGCAAGCTGCACGGATTTGTATTGGTGATCCACCGCCGCGATCGCCTGATACTTTTACTTTTAGCCAACAACTAGTACACCAATTGGGTGGTTTGGCTTTAATCGGTATTGAAGCGATCGCACCTTGGGAGAGGGCGATTGATTTACAATTTGCTCGTCGTCCGGGAGAATCTGCGCTGTATCACTTGTATGTGGAAATTATGGGCAAATACAGTAATGCCATTCTCACTGATGCCAATAATTTCATCATTACAGCTGCCCATCAAGTTAGTGAGCAGCAATCGAGTGTGCGACCAATTCAAACTGGACAGCTTTACGAATTTCCACCTAAACTGACTGGGCCTGTTCCCAGTTTGAGCGAATCTCCAGGACGTTGGCAAGAACGGGTGAGCTTGGTTCCTGGTGCAATTAAGCGTCAGCTAATCAAAAGTTATAGCGGGTTAAGTGCAGCACTGGTAGATTCTCTACTGTTGGCGGCGAGTATTGCACCAGAAACCACAACTGATCAACTGAACTCTGAAGATTGGCAAAAACTATTTCAACATTGGCAAGAATGGTTACAAGCTTTAGATTTAGATAAATTCCAACCAGCTTGGACAGCAACGGGTTACACGGTAATGGGTTGGGGTGCAGTTGCACCAGTTAAAGATACTCAATCATTGTTGAATAAGTATTATACTGACCAACTAAATCAACAGGTATTTAGCCAATTACGCCATCAACTGACCCAGAAGTTACAAAATATTCTGACAAAGCTAAAAGTTAAAGAGCAAGCTTTTACAATCCGGTTGCAGCAATCAGATCAAGCTGATGATTATCGCCAAAAAGCAGATTTGTTAATGGCTAATTTGCAAAATTGGGAACCGGGAATGAAAGAAATCACCCTACCTGATTTTGAGACAGGTGAACCAGTAGCGATCGCCCTCCAGCCTGATAAAAACGGTGTACAGAATGCTCAATATTTTTACAAGCAGCACCAAAAACTCAAACGCGCTCGTTCCGCAGTAGAACCGCTATTATTGGAAGTACAGTCAGAGATTGATTATTTAGAGCAAGTAGAAGCAGCGATCGCGCAAATCGAAAACTACGAAACAGCCGAAGATTTGCAAGCTTTAGAAGAAATCCGCGATGAGCTAGTTGGACAAAAATATTTAGAAGACCCAGAATATCGGAATCGCAACGCTAACGAAACTGCTATCACCAACTTCCGTCGTTATCGCACCCCTAACGGACGAGAAATCTTAATCGGTCGAAATAATCGCCAAAATGACCAACTAACTTTTCGTGTAGCGGGAGATTATGACTTGTGGTTCCACGCGCAAGAAATTCCTGGAAGCCATCTTCTCATGCGTTTAGAACCCGGTACTGTTCCTGACTCAACTGATTTACAATATGCTGCAAACCTCGCCGCATACTACAGCCGCGCTCGTCAAAGCGACCAAGTACCAGTAGTTTATACTCAGCCAAAACACGTTTACAAACCCAAAGGAGCCAAACCGGGAATTGCAATTTACAAACAAGAGCGTATTCTTTGGGGGAAGCCACAGTTAGTCAAAAGTCAAGGGTCAATGGTCAATGGTCAATCACCGTAA
- a CDS encoding type II and III secretion system protein, with translation MKQLHGNRLMLGAAALTFLAAQPGWAQITQVNDVKLNAVDGGINVVLKTSLGSRPQVFTTKRGKTLVSDIINAQLRLPQRGNFRQDKPASGIASVEVVQLDANSIRVIVTGDNDAPGSQPVVRKDDRITLGFAPSTGTTASVPTPTTSTVPSANVPVPVQPNQKPDVLVPNPEISIDGRPAQAAGPGQPASQAPPFLPRAVAPPVGDIAVSATDASPSVIDLGTQERVPRLVLRDAPVREVLSLLARAANLNLAYISGDPAGGQQGAAPNAAGSQTISLDIENEPVQDVFNYVLRLSGLEANRNGRTVFVGTKLPNSTRDVVVRSLRLNQVNVGVALNFLVGMGAESAVTRERQVTNVTAVPVGAGSNPVTQSQTTTETRIERLTLDDSKYTTPLLRGLQALGDERTNSITLIGPAKQIDIAISQLTQLDIRRRQVAVNVKIVDVNLLNTHNTNTSFSFGVGNNYFTNDGGAASLNFGGSRPATSAEVANNVTGGAPVTSNPLQGGNIFLNSNNPNGGTPSAGVSSNPLQPGLTAFTQGTSSTAIVPTSVDPVTGQPTGYTNQTTRTPDQYTYSLPSLFQFPKRFLASLQAQVTSGNAKILTDPTLIVQEGQTANVNLTQEVVGNIKNEVTRGDNTSVQTVTAEKTSVGLTLAVKVDRIDDNGFVSLSVAPVVKAPQSSAEINVGGNSQSIFLVSERSLNSGLIRLRDGQTLILSGIIQDQDRVTVSKIPILGDLPLIGSLFRRTNKNNQRNEVIVLLTPQVMDDSENSSYGYNYTPSPEVRQILERRGLSAPKR, from the coding sequence GTGAAACAGCTTCACGGTAATAGATTAATGTTGGGTGCTGCTGCTTTGACATTTTTGGCAGCACAACCAGGGTGGGCGCAGATAACGCAAGTTAATGATGTCAAGTTAAATGCTGTTGATGGCGGCATTAACGTTGTTTTAAAAACATCTTTAGGTTCTCGCCCACAAGTTTTTACGACTAAAAGAGGTAAAACTTTAGTTTCAGATATTATTAATGCTCAACTACGTTTACCACAAAGGGGTAACTTCCGTCAAGATAAACCTGCATCGGGAATTGCTTCTGTTGAAGTTGTGCAACTAGATGCTAATAGCATTCGGGTGATAGTCACTGGTGACAACGATGCACCAGGTAGCCAACCAGTAGTGCGAAAAGATGACAGAATCACCCTCGGCTTTGCCCCATCAACAGGAACCACCGCATCAGTCCCAACACCAACAACATCGACAGTGCCATCTGCAAATGTGCCTGTGCCAGTGCAACCAAATCAAAAGCCAGATGTTCTTGTTCCTAACCCAGAAATTAGTATTGATGGCAGACCTGCTCAAGCTGCTGGCCCTGGTCAACCAGCAAGCCAAGCTCCGCCTTTTTTGCCTAGAGCCGTTGCCCCACCAGTAGGAGATATTGCGGTTTCGGCCACAGATGCTTCTCCGAGTGTGATTGATTTAGGAACCCAAGAACGTGTTCCTAGGTTGGTGCTGCGAGATGCACCAGTACGGGAAGTTTTATCACTGTTGGCTCGTGCAGCTAATCTAAATTTGGCTTATATCAGTGGCGATCCTGCTGGAGGCCAGCAAGGTGCTGCTCCTAATGCCGCAGGCTCTCAAACAATCTCTTTGGATATAGAGAACGAGCCTGTACAAGATGTGTTTAACTATGTCTTGCGTTTAAGTGGTTTAGAAGCTAACCGCAATGGTCGTACAGTTTTTGTTGGGACTAAATTACCTAATTCAACTCGTGATGTTGTTGTGCGTAGCTTGCGACTAAATCAGGTAAACGTGGGAGTTGCGTTGAACTTTTTAGTTGGGATGGGGGCTGAAAGTGCAGTCACCAGAGAAAGGCAAGTAACCAATGTTACTGCTGTGCCTGTGGGCGCTGGATCTAACCCAGTCACTCAAAGTCAGACAACTACAGAAACGAGAATTGAACGTCTCACTCTTGATGATTCTAAATACACAACACCTTTATTGCGGGGGTTACAAGCATTAGGTGATGAACGGACAAATTCTATAACTTTGATTGGCCCTGCTAAACAGATTGATATAGCAATTTCTCAACTAACACAGCTGGATATTCGTCGCCGTCAAGTAGCTGTTAACGTCAAAATTGTTGATGTTAACCTTTTAAATACTCATAACACTAATACCAGTTTTTCATTTGGTGTTGGCAATAATTACTTTACGAATGATGGAGGTGCTGCATCTTTGAATTTTGGTGGTTCTAGACCAGCGACTAGTGCTGAAGTTGCAAATAATGTAACTGGGGGTGCGCCTGTGACTAGTAACCCACTTCAAGGAGGAAATATTTTCCTCAATTCAAATAATCCTAATGGAGGAACACCCAGTGCTGGCGTAAGCTCTAATCCATTACAACCAGGCCTTACAGCGTTTACACAAGGAACAAGTTCAACTGCCATTGTACCGACATCTGTTGACCCAGTGACTGGTCAACCAACTGGTTATACTAATCAAACTACTAGAACTCCAGACCAGTATACATACAGTCTACCATCTCTGTTCCAGTTCCCTAAACGCTTCCTTGCTAGTTTGCAAGCTCAGGTGACAAGTGGTAATGCCAAGATTTTGACAGACCCAACATTAATTGTCCAAGAAGGACAAACTGCTAACGTTAATCTAACTCAAGAAGTAGTAGGCAATATTAAGAATGAAGTAACTCGTGGTGATAATACTTCTGTGCAAACAGTTACTGCTGAGAAAACAAGTGTGGGTTTAACACTAGCTGTTAAAGTTGACAGAATTGATGATAATGGTTTTGTTTCATTATCAGTAGCTCCTGTTGTTAAGGCTCCTCAATCTTCAGCAGAGATTAATGTTGGCGGTAATAGTCAAAGTATATTTTTAGTATCTGAGCGATCGCTAAATTCTGGGTTGATTCGTTTACGTGATGGTCAGACATTAATTCTTTCAGGGATTATTCAAGACCAAGACAGAGTGACTGTTTCTAAAATTCCTATTTTGGGAGATCTACCACTGATTGGTTCACTGTTTAGAAGAACAAACAAAAATAATCAGCGTAATGAGGTAATTGTGTTGCTCACACCTCAAGTTATGGATGATTCGGAAAACTCTTCTTACGGCTATAACTATACTCCTAGCCCAGAAGTAAGGCAAATTCTTGAGCGTCGTGGTTTGAGTGCGCCTAAACGGTAA
- a CDS encoding Fimbrial assembly, which yields MYSLDVNFLKDRPIYQNKSDKKGGRKLPAGDPKPIFLGVGLGLCLPIFAGAGWWILQSKNGELEQNIAQLQQEVTKLDTEIGNVNKIKEETNAVKGETQSLVTVFDQIRPWSAMLQDLRDRIPGAVQIENVKQIPPTPVAEGQPPSNPAGGIEITGVARSFNDVNDFLLSLQQSQFLKASDSRITTANLIDAPLPPTTNTSKVPIKPPQIVKYTIQSSLSDVPASELVRELEQKGTIGLVARIRTMQQTGVIPK from the coding sequence ATGTACAGTTTAGATGTTAACTTTCTCAAAGACCGCCCGATTTATCAAAATAAAAGTGACAAAAAAGGGGGTCGAAAACTTCCGGCGGGAGATCCTAAACCAATTTTTTTGGGAGTTGGATTAGGCTTATGTTTACCTATTTTTGCAGGGGCTGGTTGGTGGATACTGCAAAGTAAAAATGGTGAACTAGAGCAGAACATAGCACAGCTACAGCAAGAAGTCACTAAATTAGATACAGAAATAGGAAATGTTAACAAAATCAAGGAAGAAACGAATGCAGTTAAAGGGGAAACCCAAAGTTTAGTAACTGTATTTGACCAAATTCGGCCTTGGTCAGCAATGTTACAAGATTTGCGCGATCGCATTCCAGGTGCAGTACAAATTGAGAACGTCAAACAAATTCCACCCACGCCAGTCGCAGAAGGTCAACCTCCAAGTAATCCGGCTGGTGGGATCGAAATCACCGGAGTAGCGCGGTCTTTTAACGATGTCAATGACTTCTTATTGAGTCTGCAACAGTCTCAATTTTTGAAAGCTTCAGACAGCAGAATTACCACTGCAAACTTAATAGATGCACCGCTACCACCAACTACGAATACATCTAAAGTTCCCATCAAACCGCCGCAAATAGTTAAATACACCATCCAATCGAGTTTAAGTGATGTTCCAGCTTCCGAATTAGTCAGGGAGTTAGAACAAAAAGGCACGATAGGACTAGTAGCTCGAATTCGCACTATGCAACAAACAGGAGTCATCCCGAAATGA
- a CDS encoding type IV pilus assembly protein PilM, giving the protein MKSFNSLFGKSNKGVGIELASERVNIVQLRKMRQGLKLESLTSLPVPEGVVTDGQITDPPTMAQIIQQGLAESKIKASRVATGVPGRDSIVRLIPVPAELDDKELRDMVLNHEAGLYLPYPREEADVDYQKLGYFVDEDGIEKVQVLLVATRKEVTDTYLSTFEQAGLQIDVLEINSFALIRTIRDQLRQFGPQEAAVLVDIEFDSTEIAIIVNGVPQFSRTVPIGTYQMQEALARAMSLPNSRDMELLQEMTIPATPMDGGQTGVTGINPGMAAMMRVLGELTDELRRSIDFYLNQSENLEIAQIILAGPGGGLQQLDEFFTQRLSLPTTQIDPVGALSLQVDEQKYPALQRSGLAIVLGLGMREV; this is encoded by the coding sequence GTGAAAAGCTTCAATAGTCTGTTTGGCAAATCTAATAAAGGGGTTGGCATCGAACTTGCTTCAGAACGGGTAAATATCGTTCAGTTACGCAAGATGCGCCAAGGTTTAAAACTAGAATCTTTGACATCTTTACCAGTTCCCGAAGGTGTGGTGACAGATGGTCAAATTACTGACCCCCCAACAATGGCGCAAATTATTCAGCAAGGTTTGGCTGAAAGTAAAATCAAGGCTTCTCGTGTTGCTACCGGTGTACCTGGACGAGATTCTATCGTACGTCTTATCCCAGTGCCAGCTGAGTTAGATGACAAAGAATTACGTGACATGGTGTTAAATCATGAGGCTGGTTTGTATTTACCATATCCCCGTGAGGAGGCTGATGTAGATTATCAAAAACTTGGGTATTTTGTAGATGAGGATGGCATTGAAAAAGTACAGGTATTGTTAGTTGCTACTCGCAAGGAAGTGACAGATACATATCTGAGTACGTTTGAGCAGGCAGGATTGCAAATCGATGTTTTAGAGATTAACAGTTTTGCGCTGATTCGGACAATCCGTGACCAACTGCGGCAATTTGGCCCACAGGAAGCGGCGGTACTGGTTGACATTGAGTTTGACAGTACAGAAATTGCCATCATCGTGAATGGAGTTCCACAATTTTCACGGACTGTGCCAATTGGCACTTATCAAATGCAAGAAGCCCTTGCTAGGGCTATGAGTTTACCCAATTCACGGGATATGGAACTTTTACAGGAAATGACTATTCCTGCGACTCCTATGGATGGTGGGCAAACTGGGGTTACAGGAATTAACCCTGGTATGGCAGCGATGATGAGAGTTTTGGGAGAACTCACAGATGAACTGCGCCGTTCTATCGATTTTTACTTGAATCAGAGTGAAAATTTAGAGATAGCGCAGATTATTTTAGCTGGGCCAGGTGGCGGACTGCAACAGCTAGACGAGTTCTTTACACAACGCTTGAGTTTGCCAACGACTCAAATAGATCCGGTTGGGGCCTTATCTTTGCAAGTTGACGAACAAAAATATCCAGCTTTACAACGCTCTGGTTTAGCGATTGTACTTGGGCTGGGAATGCGGGAGGTATGA